The Candidatus Tectomicrobia bacterium genome has a segment encoding these proteins:
- the frr gene encoding ribosome recycling factor: MDDVAADVRKRMTATVESFKQELSRVRTGRASTGLISHVKVAYYGNPTPLNQLATLSAPEPQLLVVQPFDRNALGEIEKAIQKADLGLNPANDGKVIRVPVPPLTEERRKEMVKMLKKMAEDNKVAVRNVRRDGNEGLKAREKSKEITEDQSRKGQAEIQKMTDQFISQIDGLLASKEKEILEV, from the coding sequence ATGGACGACGTAGCGGCCGACGTAAGGAAGCGGATGACGGCCACGGTGGAGAGCTTCAAGCAGGAGCTCTCCCGCGTGCGCACGGGCCGGGCCTCGACCGGCCTCATCAGCCACGTGAAGGTGGCCTACTACGGCAATCCGACGCCCCTGAACCAGCTCGCCACCCTGAGCGCGCCCGAGCCCCAGCTCCTCGTGGTCCAGCCCTTCGACCGCAACGCGCTGGGCGAGATCGAGAAGGCCATCCAGAAGGCGGACCTCGGCCTGAACCCCGCGAACGACGGCAAGGTGATCCGCGTGCCCGTCCCTCCCCTGACGGAGGAGCGGCGCAAGGAAATGGTCAAGATGCTCAAGAAGATGGCCGAGGACAACAAGGTCGCGGTCCGCAACGTCCGCCGGGACGGGAACGAGGGATTGAAGGCCCGGGAGAAGAGCAAGGAGATCACCGAGGATCAGTCCCGGAAGGGCCAAGCCGAGATACAGAAGATGACCGACCAGTTCATCTCCCAGATCGACGGGTTGCTGGCGTCCAAGGAAAAAGAAATCCTCGAGGTGTAG
- a CDS encoding sigma-54-dependent Fis family transcriptional regulator, giving the protein MIARILLVEDCVKQRTMIRHGLNEFGFEIIEADNVENAKEKLRHHIPDIFVIDLHLPGRDGFDFCVDIQQDPALTSIPRLMLTGDSTMDNQLLGLSEYVDDYVTKPFRLELLNARIKALLRRYNPYLLSDNTSSVDLQALPESNDAYPTFGSGIIGASKPMLDVFASLKKFAQANAPVLITGESGTGKELAARTIHERSSRSGGPFVSINCGAIPDNLLEAELFGYERGAFTGAHARKKGKVEMAHGGTLFFDEIGELSLSLQVKLLRFLETYRFERLGGMESLKVDVLFVAATNKNLQRAIEAGTFREDLYFRLAVLSLELPPLRTRGEDKIIISNALLKRFSQEARIKVEGFAPDALNAIRMHHWPGNVRELANCIRRALVMTDHRWIRKEDLNLSKGSDGMRVEVPGSLHEAKEQTERMFLEEAIARHKGNLSRAARELGISRPTLYGRIKKYNLRPDALGNS; this is encoded by the coding sequence ATGATCGCCCGAATCCTTCTTGTGGAAGATTGTGTGAAACAACGCACAATGATCCGGCATGGGCTCAACGAATTCGGCTTCGAGATCATCGAGGCCGACAATGTTGAGAATGCGAAGGAAAAACTGCGGCATCATATCCCTGATATTTTCGTGATCGATCTGCACCTTCCCGGCCGCGACGGCTTCGATTTTTGCGTCGACATTCAACAAGATCCCGCGCTGACTTCCATCCCGCGGCTCATGCTGACGGGGGATTCGACGATGGATAACCAGCTTCTTGGACTCTCGGAGTATGTCGACGATTACGTCACGAAGCCCTTCCGGCTGGAGCTCCTTAACGCGCGCATCAAGGCCCTGCTCCGCCGGTACAACCCTTATCTGCTATCTGACAACACCAGTTCCGTTGACCTTCAGGCGCTTCCCGAGAGCAACGACGCCTATCCGACTTTTGGCAGCGGGATCATCGGAGCATCGAAACCCATGCTGGATGTGTTCGCCTCGTTGAAAAAATTCGCCCAGGCGAACGCGCCAGTCCTGATCACCGGAGAGAGCGGCACTGGGAAGGAGCTTGCCGCACGCACCATCCACGAACGAAGCAGCCGTTCGGGCGGACCGTTCGTCTCCATCAACTGTGGGGCCATCCCCGACAACCTGCTGGAAGCCGAACTGTTCGGCTACGAGCGGGGCGCCTTCACCGGCGCCCACGCCCGGAAAAAAGGCAAGGTGGAAATGGCCCATGGCGGAACGCTGTTTTTCGACGAGATTGGAGAGTTGTCCTTGTCGCTCCAAGTGAAGCTGCTGCGCTTCCTCGAGACATACAGGTTCGAGAGGCTCGGGGGGATGGAATCCCTGAAAGTGGACGTTCTCTTCGTCGCGGCCACGAACAAAAACCTTCAGCGGGCCATTGAAGCAGGAACATTCCGCGAGGATCTATATTTCCGCCTCGCCGTTCTCTCGCTCGAGCTTCCGCCTCTTCGCACGCGGGGAGAGGACAAGATCATCATCTCGAACGCGCTCCTGAAGCGTTTTTCGCAGGAGGCTCGCATCAAGGTGGAGGGCTTTGCGCCGGATGCGCTGAACGCTATCCGCATGCACCACTGGCCCGGCAATGTGCGCGAGCTGGCCAATTGCATCCGGAGGGCCCTTGTGATGACGGATCACAGATGGATCCGAAAGGAAGACCTCAATCTGTCGAAAGGGAGCGATGGAATGAGGGTGGAAGTCCCCGGCTCGTTGCATGAGGCCAAAGAACAAACCGAGCGCATGTTCCTGGAGGAGGCCATTGCTCGTCACAAGGGCAACCTTTCCAGGGCCGCCCGTGAACTGGGCATCAGCCGTCCCACCCTGTACGGCCGGATCAAGAAATACAACCTGCGCCCCGATGCATTGGGCAATTCATGA
- the thpR gene encoding RNA 2',3'-cyclic phosphodiesterase, translated as MRAFLAIPLVPEEAGKLRALQESLTSLPALGEFRWTPVQNIHLTLRFLGDIGESQAARAGDVLEAAAARCRPFEMPLDRFGVFPHLRSPSVLWGGPERTPGPLADFAERLLEEMDAAGFPAEERPFRAHLTLARRRVKGRPPAGLEGELAAAEGRWLSPPPRFRMGEAGLFRSALRPGGAIYTLIRRAPFS; from the coding sequence ATGCGCGCTTTCCTGGCGATCCCCCTGGTGCCCGAGGAAGCGGGGAAGCTCCGCGCGCTCCAGGAATCCCTGACCTCCCTTCCAGCGCTCGGCGAATTCCGCTGGACACCCGTCCAGAACATCCACCTGACGCTGCGCTTTCTGGGCGATATCGGCGAATCCCAGGCAGCCCGGGCCGGCGATGTACTCGAAGCCGCCGCGGCGCGGTGCCGCCCCTTCGAGATGCCTCTCGACCGCTTCGGTGTATTCCCCCACCTGCGGAGCCCGAGCGTGCTGTGGGGAGGGCCCGAGCGGACCCCCGGGCCGCTGGCGGATTTCGCGGAGAGGCTATTGGAAGAAATGGACGCGGCCGGATTCCCGGCCGAGGAGCGCCCCTTCCGCGCGCACCTGACCCTCGCCCGCCGCCGCGTGAAAGGGCGCCCGCCCGCGGGACTCGAGGGAGAGCTCGCCGCCGCCGAGGGCCGCTGGCTCTCTCCTCCGCCCCGGTTCCGGATGGGAGAGGCGGGGCTCTTCCGCAGCGCCCTCCGCCCCGGCGGCGCCATCTACACCCTCATCCGCCGCGCTCCGTTCTCCTGA
- a CDS encoding ABC transporter substrate-binding protein has translation MALHAKCRAFIAGAFPPRRSSMRPARIFWAAAALLLAMASHSAAAELRVVRLSFTNGWNALPALVAIERGFFAQEGLVVSGLAVPSVNAIGNSLLAGSSDLAILPQRNFLKMAQLKMPIRAISISGWDTQMQLVVPASDARTKSLNDLKGKSMALGVASNALPAFIRLLNQSNMTLKDVEIRFLDSSKLTQVFPAKMADAIFETRHFTDVMTMKKLGRVAVGHEEIKEKIGLIQSDPLLARQEFIEKEPETVQRFVNAWVKALQYIQQDSKDASRVLTIFFHRLGVASVDEKLAHSWVTYSRHDRYFWSESDIADAKYNAWGLKEAGQLKAVPEDLEKYIDNRFARKAMEKLKAELPPSPAAK, from the coding sequence ATGGCACTTCACGCGAAATGCCGGGCCTTTATTGCCGGCGCTTTTCCTCCAAGGAGATCGTCCATGAGACCGGCAAGAATATTCTGGGCCGCCGCAGCTCTTCTCCTGGCGATGGCCTCTCATTCGGCCGCCGCAGAATTGCGCGTGGTCCGCCTTTCCTTCACGAACGGATGGAACGCCCTGCCGGCCCTGGTGGCCATCGAGCGGGGCTTCTTCGCCCAAGAGGGCCTCGTCGTCAGCGGCTTGGCGGTCCCCTCGGTGAACGCCATCGGCAACTCTTTGCTGGCCGGCTCGTCGGATCTCGCCATTCTGCCCCAGCGCAACTTTCTGAAGATGGCGCAGCTGAAGATGCCGATCCGCGCCATATCCATAAGCGGCTGGGACACCCAGATGCAGCTCGTAGTGCCCGCGTCGGACGCTCGCACCAAGTCATTGAATGATCTCAAGGGGAAAAGCATGGCCCTGGGCGTCGCCTCGAACGCCTTGCCCGCGTTCATCCGGCTGCTCAACCAAAGCAACATGACCCTGAAGGATGTGGAGATCCGATTCTTGGACTCCTCCAAGCTCACCCAGGTGTTTCCGGCGAAAATGGCGGACGCCATTTTCGAGACCCGGCACTTCACCGATGTGATGACGATGAAAAAACTGGGAAGGGTCGCCGTAGGACACGAGGAAATCAAAGAGAAGATCGGCCTAATCCAGAGCGACCCTCTCCTCGCACGCCAAGAGTTCATCGAGAAGGAGCCGGAGACCGTCCAACGGTTCGTGAACGCGTGGGTCAAGGCGCTTCAATACATTCAACAAGACTCCAAGGATGCCTCCCGCGTCCTGACCATCTTCTTCCACCGCCTAGGGGTGGCCTCGGTGGACGAGAAGCTCGCCCATTCGTGGGTCACGTATTCCCGCCACGACCGGTATTTTTGGTCGGAGAGCGACATTGCCGACGCGAAGTATAACGCCTGGGGCCTCAAGGAGGCCGGCCAACTGAAGGCGGTGCCGGAGGATCTCGAAAAATACATTGACAACCGGTTCGCCCGGAAGGCGATGGAGAAGTTGAAGGCGGAGTTGCCTCCCTCCCCGGCGGCGAAATGA
- a CDS encoding PAS domain S-box protein yields the protein MSSIKTPNPELARVLHPVSEEARAALRGDTVIMLLMDLTGSTPASVLYQAGLPFVAALDESLNEHMSFLLQRALMHGRPEVTNCLAPGAIYEKVFRKMGFTTLLVIPFHADPKTIMGLFICSKERQEYSSADIQLAELYGRLIASLLETFELGKLYEISSRTMQFMPGALRKLRAQEDLLEIIQAAFRECKPVMGTDRSVLILLDPDTNELLFFKSDAVSARFITRLKNFPVPHPFFHRMLPQPNLGGSVVFPDATKDPEWGWVQVEEGHQSFIGYPLCCQNRTSGFLFFYWTSPQRLDDIRYLMGELFADQVACSIAQVQAKNRQDGFRRITDNAADPILVHDLNGKILYANPSACRALGYSSEEILGLSVDAVDLYCQIATSRLEWDRTRENEAKTAEGFFRRKDGSTFPVEISRNRLDRRGSPALIAFIHDVARYKEIEDKQKKMIDEAHATNRAKSFFLSTVSHELRSPLNQIIGYCDIMMMESPDKAEMLKSILNAAEHLMKLVEDLTDIANLGRHNMQLHLQEVPINELVKHLTESRRESFPGKFHLSLRLDPSNPRCICDPTRVNQILTNLLDNAIKYSPNGGTISFGSQEYPTEVWVSVSDEGIGIDEADKEVIFEPFYQGDSGFSRRFGGLGIGLSLVRSMVIMQGGRIWAEKGESGKGSTFTFSLPKF from the coding sequence ATGTCATCCATCAAGACGCCCAATCCTGAACTCGCCAGGGTCCTCCATCCGGTCAGCGAGGAGGCGCGAGCCGCCTTGCGGGGCGACACGGTCATCATGCTGCTGATGGACCTCACGGGCAGCACCCCCGCGAGCGTTCTGTACCAGGCTGGATTGCCCTTCGTTGCGGCTCTTGACGAGAGTCTCAACGAGCACATGAGCTTCCTGCTTCAACGCGCCCTGATGCACGGGCGACCCGAAGTGACCAATTGCCTGGCTCCCGGGGCCATTTATGAAAAAGTCTTTCGGAAGATGGGCTTCACAACCTTGCTCGTCATCCCGTTTCACGCCGACCCCAAGACGATCATGGGGTTGTTCATATGCTCCAAAGAGCGGCAGGAATACTCCTCGGCCGACATACAGCTCGCCGAGCTTTACGGCCGGCTCATTGCGTCCCTTCTGGAGACATTCGAGCTTGGGAAGCTGTACGAAATCAGCAGCCGGACCATGCAGTTCATGCCCGGGGCCTTGCGAAAGTTGAGAGCCCAGGAAGACTTGCTGGAGATCATCCAGGCCGCCTTCCGCGAGTGCAAGCCCGTCATGGGCACGGATCGCAGCGTCCTCATCCTGCTCGATCCGGACACGAACGAGCTCCTCTTTTTCAAGTCCGATGCCGTCTCCGCCCGGTTCATAACCCGCCTCAAGAATTTTCCGGTGCCACACCCCTTTTTCCATCGCATGCTTCCTCAACCCAACCTGGGCGGGTCCGTTGTTTTCCCTGACGCCACCAAGGATCCGGAATGGGGATGGGTGCAGGTAGAGGAGGGGCACCAATCGTTCATTGGCTACCCACTTTGCTGTCAGAACCGGACCTCGGGTTTTCTTTTCTTCTACTGGACGAGCCCGCAAAGGCTGGACGACATCCGATATCTGATGGGAGAACTTTTCGCCGACCAGGTCGCCTGCTCCATCGCTCAAGTCCAGGCCAAGAACAGACAAGATGGTTTCCGGCGGATCACGGATAACGCCGCCGATCCCATTCTGGTCCATGACCTGAACGGAAAGATTCTTTACGCCAACCCGAGCGCCTGCCGCGCGCTTGGCTATTCATCCGAGGAGATCCTCGGCCTCTCCGTGGACGCTGTTGACCTGTACTGCCAGATCGCCACCTCGCGGCTGGAATGGGATCGGACGCGAGAGAATGAAGCGAAAACCGCCGAGGGGTTCTTCCGACGGAAGGATGGGAGCACCTTCCCCGTCGAGATCAGCCGCAACCGCCTGGACAGGCGTGGAAGCCCCGCCCTCATTGCATTCATCCACGATGTCGCGCGGTACAAGGAAATCGAGGACAAACAAAAAAAGATGATCGATGAGGCACACGCCACCAACAGGGCCAAGAGCTTCTTCCTCTCTACGGTCTCCCACGAACTGAGGTCTCCGCTCAATCAGATTATCGGCTACTGCGACATCATGATGATGGAGTCCCCCGATAAGGCCGAGATGCTCAAATCCATTCTGAATGCGGCGGAGCATCTGATGAAGCTTGTCGAGGACCTTACCGACATTGCGAATCTGGGCCGTCACAACATGCAGCTCCACTTGCAGGAGGTCCCCATCAACGAGTTGGTCAAGCATCTGACCGAAAGCCGGAGAGAGTCCTTCCCCGGCAAATTCCATCTTTCGCTCCGGCTCGACCCCTCCAACCCGCGCTGCATCTGCGATCCCACCCGGGTGAACCAGATCCTCACCAACCTTCTCGACAATGCCATCAAGTATTCGCCCAATGGGGGAACGATTTCCTTCGGCTCGCAGGAATATCCGACCGAAGTGTGGGTCTCCGTCAGCGACGAGGGGATCGGGATTGACGAAGCCGACAAAGAGGTCATCTTCGAGCCTTTCTACCAGGGGGACAGCGGCTTCTCCCGGCGCTTCGGCGGCCTGGGAATTGGCCTGAGTCTGGTCCGTTCCATGGTCATCATGCAGGGCGGTCGCATCTGGGCCGAAAAAGGCGAATCGGGAAAAGGCAGCACCTTCACGTTTTCCCTGCCCAAGTTTTAG
- a CDS encoding DUF421 domain-containing protein: MEPVLRATAIYLVLMILFRVMGKRSLAQITLFDFVLLLIIGEATQNALLSDDYSVTNGVLVIITLLMVDLGFSLWKEYSPRMEKAAEGTPLVLVEDGKPLDDRIQKERVNNEDIIEAARHQYGLWKMSQIRMAILEKNGGITIIPMELPYVTETIRRELDARLGRS; this comes from the coding sequence ATGGAACCCGTCCTTCGCGCCACGGCGATTTACCTCGTGCTGATGATCCTCTTCCGGGTGATGGGCAAGCGCTCGCTGGCCCAGATCACGCTGTTCGATTTCGTCTTGCTGCTCATCATCGGGGAGGCGACGCAGAACGCCTTGCTTTCGGACGATTATTCGGTAACCAACGGCGTCCTTGTCATCATCACGCTGCTGATGGTGGATTTGGGCTTCAGCCTGTGGAAGGAATACTCCCCTCGCATGGAAAAGGCCGCCGAGGGGACGCCTCTCGTCCTGGTGGAGGACGGCAAACCGCTCGACGACCGCATCCAGAAGGAACGCGTCAACAACGAGGACATCATCGAGGCGGCCCGGCACCAATACGGACTATGGAAGATGAGTCAGATCCGGATGGCGATTCTGGAGAAGAACGGGGGCATCACCATCATCCCCATGGAATTGCCTTACGTGACGGAGACGATTCGGCGAGAGCTGGACGCCCGCTTGGGCCGCTCCTGA
- a CDS encoding phosphatidate cytidylyltransferase, producing the protein MARLLSALALGIPAVFVVWFAPPTAFIWLVLLFVLLAAWEYQGLMAACGWPGREWETALDAGALLLAGWAGGALPGLALTLILLRLLVRSLGAAEPRLGIAGSGASLLGIVWIGGAGMLLSMTSALPGGRAAVLFLFAVVWANDVAAYFVGRRLGRRRLAPVISPAKTMEGAAGGLAAGAAVGALFAAFFPLPALGFAGAVGASLLLGLLAQVGDLCESLLKRAAGMKDASGIIPGHGGVLDRIDGLLLSAPPFYYLLHWLASR; encoded by the coding sequence GTGGCCCGCCTCCTGAGCGCCCTCGCGCTCGGAATCCCCGCCGTTTTTGTCGTGTGGTTCGCTCCCCCCACTGCCTTCATCTGGCTCGTGCTCCTGTTCGTCCTCCTCGCGGCCTGGGAGTATCAGGGGCTCATGGCCGCCTGCGGCTGGCCGGGCCGGGAGTGGGAGACGGCGCTCGACGCGGGGGCGCTTCTGCTCGCGGGGTGGGCCGGGGGGGCGCTTCCGGGCCTGGCGCTCACCCTCATCCTCCTGCGCCTCCTGGTGCGCTCGCTGGGGGCGGCGGAGCCGCGCCTCGGCATCGCCGGATCGGGCGCCTCCCTCCTCGGGATCGTGTGGATCGGCGGCGCGGGCATGCTCCTGTCCATGACGAGCGCGCTCCCGGGCGGGCGGGCGGCGGTGCTCTTCCTCTTCGCCGTGGTGTGGGCGAACGATGTGGCGGCCTACTTCGTGGGCCGCAGGCTGGGCCGGAGGCGGCTCGCCCCGGTCATCAGCCCGGCCAAGACGATGGAGGGCGCGGCCGGAGGGCTGGCCGCCGGCGCGGCGGTGGGGGCGCTCTTCGCGGCCTTCTTCCCGCTGCCGGCGCTGGGTTTCGCGGGCGCCGTCGGGGCGAGCCTTCTCCTGGGGCTCCTGGCCCAGGTGGGGGATCTGTGCGAGTCCCTTCTCAAGCGGGCCGCCGGGATGAAGGATGCCTCGGGCATCATCCCCGGCCATGGCGGGGTGCTGGATCGGATCGATGGTTTGCTCCTCTCCGCTCCGCCGTTCTACTATCTCCTGCACTGGCTCGCGAGCCGATAG
- a CDS encoding CinA family protein, producing the protein MLRREWKIATAESCTGGLIAHRITNVPGSSGYFDRGFITYSNEAKMEELGVPADLLAAHGAVSEPCAQAMAEGARRAAASEAALSVTGIAGPSGGTPQKPVGTVFMAVSLPSGTRCREQHFQGDRISIQVQTAEAALRFLREVLEGGA; encoded by the coding sequence ATGCTCCGGAGGGAGTGGAAGATAGCCACCGCCGAGAGCTGCACGGGGGGCCTCATCGCGCACCGCATCACGAACGTCCCGGGGAGCTCGGGCTACTTCGACCGGGGCTTCATCACCTACAGCAATGAAGCCAAGATGGAGGAGCTCGGGGTCCCGGCCGATCTCCTGGCCGCCCATGGAGCGGTGAGCGAGCCATGCGCGCAAGCCATGGCCGAGGGCGCACGCCGCGCGGCGGCCAGCGAAGCCGCCCTCTCGGTCACCGGCATCGCCGGGCCCTCGGGGGGGACGCCGCAGAAGCCGGTGGGGACGGTTTTCATGGCCGTGTCCCTTCCCTCGGGCACCCGCTGCCGGGAGCAGCACTTCCAAGGGGATCGCATTTCGATCCAGGTGCAGACGGCCGAAGCGGCGCTCCGCTTCCTGCGCGAAGTCCTGGAAGGAGGGGCGTGA
- a CDS encoding isoprenyl transferase yields MEPRIDPRVDLGRLPRHIGIIMDGNGRWAKKRFLPRIAGHREGVKAVDRVVAHARRMGVQALTLYSFSLENWSRPREEVEALMGILAEYLERELRRMLREGIRFNAIGHLEDLPPFAQKMVADAMRDTADQRGMVLTLALSYGSRREIADAARALAREAAAGKLDPEDIDEADLARHLYTANLPELDLLIRTSGELRLSNYLLWQAAYAELYFTDLYWPDFGERELEEAILDFQSRVRKFGLTEEQLAGRKA; encoded by the coding sequence ATGGAACCTCGCATCGATCCGCGGGTCGACCTCGGGCGCCTGCCGCGCCACATCGGCATCATCATGGACGGCAACGGCCGGTGGGCGAAGAAGCGGTTCCTGCCCCGCATCGCCGGCCACCGCGAGGGCGTGAAGGCGGTGGACCGCGTGGTCGCCCACGCCCGCCGGATGGGCGTCCAGGCCCTCACTCTCTACAGCTTCTCCCTCGAGAACTGGAGCCGGCCGCGCGAGGAGGTGGAGGCCCTGATGGGCATCCTCGCCGAGTACCTCGAGCGCGAGCTGAGGCGCATGCTCCGAGAGGGGATCCGCTTCAACGCCATCGGCCATCTGGAGGATCTCCCGCCCTTCGCCCAGAAGATGGTCGCGGACGCCATGCGCGACACGGCCGACCAGCGGGGCATGGTGCTGACCCTGGCGCTGAGCTACGGGTCCCGCCGCGAGATCGCCGACGCCGCCCGCGCCCTGGCGCGCGAGGCGGCGGCGGGCAAGCTGGATCCCGAGGACATCGACGAGGCGGACCTCGCCCGGCATCTCTACACGGCGAACCTGCCCGAGCTCGATCTCCTCATCCGGACGAGCGGGGAGCTGCGCCTCTCCAACTACCTCCTCTGGCAGGCCGCCTACGCGGAGCTCTACTTCACCGACCTCTACTGGCCCGATTTCGGCGAGCGGGAGCTGGAGGAAGCCATCCTCGACTTCCAGTCCCGGGTGCGGAAATTCGGCCTGACCGAGGAGCAGTTGGCCGGCCGGAAGGCGTGA
- a CDS encoding UMP kinase, with amino-acid sequence MAQRPRFRRILLKLSGEALGGKRSYGIDHATVDNIAQEIAEVHKLNVDIAVVVGGGNIFRGGEAAEMGMERTNADYMGMLATVINALALQHALEKAGLVTRVLSAIHMAELCEPYIRRRAIRHMEKRRVVIFAGGTGNPYFTTDTTASLRAVEVGCECILKATKVDGVYTADPHEDSSAEFIHRLTYIEVLNRQLSVMDTTAISLCMDNNLPIIVFNLNKPGNIRRVVMGEEVGTLVAATA; translated from the coding sequence ATGGCCCAGCGTCCGCGGTTCCGCCGGATCCTCCTCAAGCTGTCCGGGGAAGCCCTCGGAGGGAAGCGCAGTTACGGCATCGACCACGCCACCGTGGACAACATCGCCCAGGAGATCGCCGAGGTCCACAAGCTCAACGTGGACATCGCCGTCGTGGTCGGCGGCGGCAACATCTTCCGCGGCGGCGAGGCGGCGGAGATGGGCATGGAGCGCACCAACGCCGACTACATGGGGATGCTGGCCACCGTCATCAACGCCCTGGCCCTGCAGCACGCGCTCGAGAAGGCCGGCCTCGTCACCCGCGTCCTGAGCGCCATCCACATGGCCGAGCTGTGCGAGCCCTACATCCGGCGGCGGGCCATCCGCCACATGGAGAAGCGGCGCGTCGTGATCTTCGCCGGGGGCACGGGGAACCCTTACTTCACCACCGACACCACGGCCAGCCTGCGGGCGGTCGAGGTGGGCTGCGAGTGCATCCTCAAGGCCACCAAGGTGGATGGCGTGTACACCGCCGACCCGCACGAGGACAGCTCGGCCGAGTTCATCCACCGGCTGACCTACATCGAGGTCCTCAACCGCCAGTTGAGCGTGATGGACACCACGGCCATCAGCCTTTGCATGGACAACAACCTCCCGATCATCGTCTTCAACCTGAACAAACCGGGGAACATCCGCCGCGTCGTGATGGGGGAGGAGGTGGGGACCCTGGTGGCGGCGACCGCCTAG
- a CDS encoding 1-deoxy-D-xylulose-5-phosphate reductoisomerase, whose protein sequence is MPRRISILGSTGSIGENALRIVAEHPDRFQVAGLAAGKGWERLAEQARLFRPAVVSVADPRDAAHLEGIVPKGTAVLSGAEGLREVAAGVGAGVVVSALVGAAGLDPTLAAIDAGVAVALANKEVLVMAGEIVTRRARARGAALLPVDSEHAGIAQALQGRPAEEVRRLVLTASGGPFRGLPLDAMARITPEEALRHPTWKMGPKVTVDSATMMNKGLEVIEAHWLFGLAPERVDVVVHPQSIVHAMVEFVDGSFIAQMSQPDMRIPIAQALSYPERIPLSVRRLDLAEVGTLTFEEPDSDRFPCLCLAKAALREGGTAAAVLNAANEEAVASFLAGEVGFMDIPAVVGAALDAHAGAPASGVEAVLAADHWAREFARTCLNGQAARARRR, encoded by the coding sequence ATGCCGCGCCGCATCTCCATCCTCGGGTCCACGGGAAGCATCGGGGAGAACGCCCTCCGCATCGTGGCCGAGCATCCGGACCGCTTCCAGGTGGCGGGCCTGGCCGCCGGGAAGGGATGGGAGCGCCTGGCGGAGCAGGCCAGGCTTTTCCGGCCGGCGGTCGTCTCGGTGGCCGATCCCCGGGACGCCGCGCACCTGGAGGGCATCGTGCCGAAGGGAACCGCGGTCCTGAGCGGGGCGGAAGGGCTCCGCGAGGTGGCCGCGGGAGTGGGCGCCGGCGTCGTGGTCTCGGCCCTGGTGGGGGCGGCGGGCCTCGATCCCACGCTGGCCGCCATCGACGCGGGCGTGGCCGTCGCCCTCGCCAACAAGGAAGTGCTGGTGATGGCGGGGGAGATCGTCACCCGGCGGGCGCGGGCCCGGGGGGCGGCCCTCCTCCCGGTGGACAGCGAGCACGCCGGGATCGCCCAGGCGCTCCAGGGGCGGCCGGCGGAGGAGGTGAGACGCCTGGTGCTGACCGCCTCGGGCGGGCCCTTCCGGGGCCTGCCGCTGGACGCGATGGCCCGCATCACGCCGGAGGAGGCGCTGCGCCACCCGACCTGGAAGATGGGGCCCAAGGTGACGGTGGACTCGGCCACCATGATGAACAAGGGCCTCGAGGTCATCGAGGCGCACTGGCTCTTCGGCCTGGCGCCCGAGCGGGTGGACGTGGTGGTGCACCCGCAGAGCATCGTCCACGCCATGGTGGAGTTCGTGGACGGGAGCTTCATCGCCCAGATGAGCCAGCCCGACATGCGGATCCCCATCGCGCAGGCGCTCAGCTATCCCGAGCGGATCCCCCTGTCGGTCCGCCGGCTGGACCTGGCGGAGGTGGGGACGCTCACCTTCGAGGAGCCCGACTCCGACCGCTTCCCCTGCCTGTGCCTGGCCAAGGCGGCCCTGCGCGAGGGAGGGACGGCGGCGGCCGTCTTGAACGCGGCGAACGAGGAGGCGGTGGCGTCCTTCCTCGCGGGAGAAGTCGGGTTCATGGACATCCCCGCCGTGGTGGGCGCCGCCCTCGACGCCCACGCCGGAGCCCCCGCCTCCGGCGTGGAGGCCGTCCTGGCGGCGGACCATTGGGCGCGCGAATTCGCGCGGACCTGCCTGAACGGCCAAGCCGCCCGGGCGCGGCGGCGGTGA
- a CDS encoding phosphatidylglycerophosphatase A: MNARAAERRAGASPAWMVATLGGLGRFPLTPGTAGSAAGLALYWAAYQAGAWLPFVLFILVAAAGLWSAGAVEREVDRKDPPEVVVDEAAGQMLCLLGAEPSLALLAAGLVVFRALDIAKPWRRLESLPGGWGIMADDLAAGAAGWVLLAVARATSLF; the protein is encoded by the coding sequence GTGAACGCGCGGGCGGCGGAGCGGCGCGCCGGGGCGTCTCCGGCCTGGATGGTCGCCACCCTGGGGGGCCTCGGGCGGTTCCCGCTGACCCCCGGCACCGCCGGGTCGGCGGCGGGTCTGGCGCTCTACTGGGCGGCCTATCAGGCCGGCGCCTGGCTCCCCTTCGTCCTGTTCATCCTCGTCGCGGCGGCCGGCCTCTGGTCGGCCGGCGCGGTGGAGCGGGAGGTGGATCGGAAGGATCCTCCCGAGGTGGTGGTCGACGAAGCGGCGGGGCAGATGCTCTGCCTCCTGGGGGCGGAGCCTTCCCTCGCCCTCCTGGCCGCGGGCCTGGTGGTTTTCCGCGCGCTCGACATCGCGAAGCCCTGGAGGCGCTTGGAGTCCCTGCCCGGCGGGTGGGGCATCATGGCGGACGACCTCGCCGCGGGCGCGGCCGGATGGGTTCTTCTGGCCGTCGCGCGGGCCACTTCTCTCTTTTGA